Proteins from one Clupea harengus chromosome 17, Ch_v2.0.2, whole genome shotgun sequence genomic window:
- the oplah gene encoding 5-oxoprolinase: MAVLMCLRWSAHEKAVGSLARKLGFTQVSLSSEVMPMIRAVPRGYTVCADAYLTPKIRQYLRGFTSGFRGGLKDVDVLFMQSDGGLTPMGQFCGSRAVLSGPAGGVVGYAVTSYSSTENKPVIGFDMGGTSTDVSRYAGQYEHVFEATTAGVTLQAPQLDINTVAAGGGSRLFFRSGMFVVGPESAGAHPGPACYRKGGPLTVTDANLALGRLLPAFFPRIFGPGENEPLSSEETMRHFRQLTKEINLFLSAQSQGGANGPGQARSSGAARGSKTEMSVEAVAMGFIRVANEAMCRPIRALTQAKGHDTSKHVLACFGGAGGQHACAIARALGMKTVFIHKYSGVLSAYGLALADVVEEVQEPCSLQYESRSFTELDRRVDLLSQRCQDTLRARGFNSSQIQTEVFLHLRYEGTDCALMVTATGYPGNPQSCRAGDFRSAFTKRYLKEFGFTIPDRPIMVDDIRIRGSGMSGIKSVTQTKSDCGPAKAATVTKCYFEDGYLDTSVYLWEELSCDHSIPGPAMIIDKNSTILVEPGCTAQLTEKGDVCISVETDSLCALGTELNAIQLSIFSHRFMSIAEQMGRVLQRTSISTNIKERLDFSCAVFGPDGGLVSNAPHIPVHLGAMQETVQYQIKALGSSLKEGDVILSNHPCAGGSHLPDLTVITPVFWRGVSGPVFFVASRGHHADIGGITPGSMPPHSKSLQEEGAVFISFKLVTGGVFQEQAVTEALMAPAQYPGCSGTRNLHDNLSDLRAQVAANQRGSLLVGELIDHYGLPVVQAYMGYIQSNAELAVRDMLKEFARRRQQQQTGSLEVESEDFMDDGTPIRLRVKINEQEGSAVFDFTGTGPEVWGNCNAPRAITLSALIYCLRCMVGQDIPLNQGCLAPIKVIIPPGSILQPSHSAAVVGGNVLTSQRVVDVIFRAFEVCAASQGCMNNVSFGSERSGYYETVAGGAGAGPGWHGRSGVHSHMTNTRITDPEILEKRYPVVLEQFSLRPGSGGAGQYRGGDGVIRKLLFREKVVLSVLTERRSTQPYGLNGGESGAAGLNLLHRADGRVLNVGAKTSVSLDPGDMFSLHTPGGGGYGKEEDGDEPQPSKRRRLNETFIERGSVFEYRRAQESV; encoded by the exons ATGGCTGTTTTAATGTGTCTTAGGTGGTCTGCTCATGAGAAGGCTGTGGGGTCGTTGGCACGGAAACTGGGGTTCACACAGGTGTCGCTGTCCAGTGAGGTGATGCCCATGATACGAGCTGTACCCAGAGGGTACACAGTCTGTGCAGATGCCTACCTCACACCCAAAATACGGCAGTATCTGCGTGGCTTCACCTCTGGGTTCAGGGGAGGCCTGAAG GATGTGGATGTGCTGTTCATGCAGtcagacggtgggctgactccCATGGGGCAGTTCTGCGGCTCGCGAGCGGTGCTGTCTGGGCCGGCGGGAGGTGTGGTGGGCTACGCCGTCACCTCCTACAGCTCCACGGAGAACAAGCCCGTCATCGGCTTTGACATGGGGG GCACCTCCACGGACGTAAGCCGCTACGCTGGCCAGTACGAGCACGTGTTTGAGGCGACCACCGCAGGCGTCACACTGCAGGCCCCTCAGTTGGACATCAACACCGTGGCTGCAGGCGGGGGCTCTCGACTCTTCTTTAG GTCAGGCATGTTTGTGGTGGGACCCGAGTCAGCTGGAGCCCATCCTGGACCTGCCTGCTACAGAAAGG GCGGCCCTCTTACTGTCACCGATGCCAACCTGGCGCTCGGCAGGCTCTTGCCCGCCTTCTTCCCACGCATCTTCGGCCCGGGCGAGAACGAGCCGCTCTCCAGCGAAGAGACCATGCGCCACTTCCGCCAGCTCACCAAGGAGATCAACCTCTTCCTGTCGGCTCAGTCACAGGGCGGTGCCAACGGGCCCGGCCAGGCCAGGAGCAGCGGTGCAGCCCGGGGGAGCAAAACAGAAATGAGCGTCGAGGCGGTTGCCATGGGTTTCATCCGTGTGGCCAATGAGGCCATGTGTCGGCCAATCAGAGCACTGACTCAG GCGAAGGGCCATGACACATCTAAGCACGTGTTGGCTTGCTTTGGCGGAGCTGGTGGCCAACATGCCTGTGCCATTGCACGTGCCCTGGGCATGAAGACTGTCTTCATTCACAA gtACAGCGGTGTTTTGTCGGCGTACGGGTTGGCCCTGGCTGacgtggtggaggaggtgcaggagccGTGCTCTCTGCAGTACGAGTCGCGCTCCTTCACTGAGCTGGACCGCCGGGTGGACCTGCTCTCCCAGCGATGCCAGGACACACTACGGGCCCGAGGCTTCAACAG TTCTCAGATCCAGACTGAGGTGTTCCTTCACCTGCGTTATGAGGGAACTGATTGTGCTCTCATGGTAACGGCCACTGGTTACCCAGGCAACCCTCAGTCCTGCCGTGCTGGAGACTTCCGCTCTGCATTTACTAAAAG ATATCTGAAAGAGTTTGGTTTTACCATTCCTGATCGACCCATCATGGTTGATGACATCCGGATAAGAGGATCGGGGATGTCGGGCATTAAATCAGTGACTCAAACCAAATCAGACTGTGGGCCTGCCAAAGCCGCAACG GTTACCAAATGTTACTTTGAGGATGGCTACTTAGATACCAGTGTGTACCTGTGGGAGGAGCTATCATGTGACCATAGCATCCCGGGTCCTGCCATGATCATTGACAAGAACAg CACCATTTTGGTGGAGCCTGGCTGCACGGCCCAGCTGACTGAGAAGGGTGACGTGTGCATCAGCGTGGAGACCGACTCTCTGTGTGCGCTCGGCACCGAACTCAACGCCATCCAGCTGTCCATCTTCTCACATCGCTTCATGAGCATCGCAG agcaaatggGCCGTGTGCTCCAGAGAACCTCCATTTCCACCAACATAAAGGAGCGTCTGGACTTCTCCTGCGCCGTGTTCGGGCCTGACGGAGGGTTGGTGTCCAACGCCCCGCACATCCCTGTGCACCTGGGGGCCATGCAGGAGACTGTGCAGTACCAG ATTAAAGCACTGGGGAGCAGTCTGAAGGAGGGAGATGTGATTTTAAGTAATCACCCGTGTGCTGGAGGAAGCCACCTGCCAGACCTCACTGTAATCACACCA gtGTTCTGGCGTGGTGTGAGTGGACCGGTGTTTTTCgtggccagcagggggcaccATGCCGACATTGGGGGAATCACTCCAGGCTCCATGCCCCCACATTCCAAATCTCTGCAGGAGGAGGGAGCCGTCTTCATCTCCTTCAAGCTGGTCACGGGGGGAGTTTTCCAGGAGCAAg CTGTCACAGAGGCCCTCATGGCACCGGCACAATACCCGGGATGCTCTGGAACTCGCAATCTCCATGACAACCTGTCTGACCTGCGGGCACAggtggcagccaatcagagagggaGTCTCCTGGTGGGCGAGTTGATTGATCATTATGGGCTGCCTGTAGTTCAGGCCTACATGGGCTACATTCAG AGCAATGCAGAGTTGGCCGTAAGAGACATGCTGAAAGAATTTGCACGTCGGCGGCAACAGCAACAGACCGGCTCCCTAGAAGTGGAATCTGAGGACTTCATGGATGACGGAACACCGATCAGACTGCGAGTGAAGATCAATGAGCAGGAG GGCAGTGCAGTGTTCGACTTCACAGGCACGGGACCAGAAGTGTGGGGGAACTGTAATGCTCCTCGTGCCATCACCTTGTCCGCACTAATCTACTGCCTGCGCTGTATGGTGGGCCAAGACATCCCACTCAACCAG GGCTGCCTTGCGCCAATAAAAGTTATCATTCCGCCTGGCTCCATCCTCCAGCCATCCCACAGTGCAGCAGTGGTGGGGGGCAACGTGCTGACATCACAAAGGGTTGTAGATGTCATCTTCCGTGCATTCGAAGTGTGCGCAGCCTCCCAG GGCTGCATGAACAATGTGTCCTttgggagtgagaggagtggtTACTACGAGACCGTGGCTGGGGGTGCTGGTGCCGGCCCAGGCTGGCATGGGCGTAGCGGGGTCcacagtcacatgaccaacacGCGCATCACCGACCCAGAAATTCTGGAGAAGCG ATATCCTGTGGTCTTGGAGCAGTTCTCCTTGCGGCCTGGCTCGGGGGGTGCAGGGCAATATCGAGGAGGTGACGGGGTGATCCGGAAACTTCTGTTCCGGGAGAAGGTGGTACTGTCTGTTCTGACAGAGAGGCGATCTACACAGCCCTATGGACTTAATG